The window GGGCGCGGCTACGGCAATCGATGCGCACAACCGCACCTTGTTCGAGCTTGCGCCAGACGGCCTGCTGATCGCTGATCCGCAGGGTCGCTACCTTGATGCGAATCCGGGCATCTGCAGGATGCTCGGCTACAACCGCGACGAGCTGGTCGGCATGCGTTCTTCCGACATCGTGGCGGCAGACGAGGCGGAGTACATCGCCCCGGCGCTGGATGCGATCAAGGCCTCATCCGGCTACCAGCGCGAATGGACGTTTCGCCGCAAGGATGGAACGACCTTCGATGCCGACGTGCACGCCACCCCAATGCCCGACGGCAACCTGCTGGCGGTGGTGCGGGACGTCTCCGACAGCCGGCGTGCGCACGAATATAGCGAGCACCTGGTGGCCATCGTCGAATCCTCGGGCGATGCCATCATCGGCAAGGACCTGGACGGCATCATCACGAGCTGGAACGGCGGTGCCGAAGCGATCTTCGGCTATCCGGCGGACGCGGTGGTCGGGACGTCGATCCGCCGGTTGATCCCCGGCGATCGGCAGCATGAGGAGGACGCGATCCTGGCCAGGCTCCGGTCCGGCGAGCGCGTCGAGCATTTCGAGACACGCCGACAGGCGCGGGATGGACGGATCATCGATGTCTCGATCACCGCATCGCCGATCCGGGATGCCCGCGGCCAGGTCATCGGTGCTTCCAAGATCGCGCGGGACATCACCGAGCAGAAGGCGCGCGAGCACGACCTGCAGCGCATCACCCGGCTCTACGCGGCGCTCAGCCAGGTGAACCAGGCAATCGTCTGGCTGCGCAGCCGCGACGAATTGCTGCCGAAGGTTTGCCAGGTCCTGGTCCAGTTCGGTGGGTTCAAGATGGCATGGATCGGCTGGCACGACCCGATCGGCGGCCGCCTGCTTCCGGTGGCCAGGTGCGGGGACGACAGCGGATACCTCGACAGCATCGAGGTCTTTGTCGACGAGCGTGCCAAGGGTCACGGCCCGGCCGGCATGGCGTTTCGCAGCGCTGGAACCTGCATCAGCAACGACCTGCTGAACGATCCGTCGGCGTTGTCGTGGTGGGCGGAGCAGCAACGCCAAGGCCTGCGTTCGGCGGCCGCGTTTCCGATTCGCCTGCACGGCATGGTGTGCGCGACGCTGAACGTGTATTCCGAGGAAGCGGGGTTCTTCCAGAAGGAGGAAATCGCCCTGCTGGAAGAGGCTGCTGGCGACGTGTCGTTTGCCCTGGAGAACGAGGCGCGCGAGCAGGATCGCCAGGCGGCGACGGCATTGGCGCTCAACGAGAAGCGTTTCTCCGAAGCGATGATCGACAGCATGCCCGGCATCGTCTATCTGTACGACGAAGCGGGGCGCTTCCTGCGCTGGAACCGGAATTTCGAAGCGGTTTCCGGCTATTCGAGCGAAGAGATCGCGGGCATGCATCCACTGGATTTCTTCCCGCAAGCGGACAAGGCGCAGGTGGCGGGGCGGATTGCCGAGGTCCTCGCTGGTGAGTCTGCATTCGTCGAGGCGGATTTCCTCGCCAGGAACGGCAGCACCACGCCGTATTTCTTCACCGGCCGACGGGTGGAGTTCGAGGGTACGCCGTGCCTCGTCGGGGTCGGCATCGACATCTCCGGGCGCAGGCGAGCCGAAGAGCGCCTCAGCGAGAGCGAACGCAAGTATCGCGAACTGGTGGAACATGCCAACAGCATCATCCTGCACTGGTCGCGCGAGGGCCGGGTTCTGTTCCTCAACGAATACGGGCAGCGATTCTTCGGCTTTTCCGAAGACGAGATCCGCGGCCGTAGCGTCGTCGGCACGATCGTTCCGGAGACGGACTCGGAAGGACGCGACCTCAAGCAGGCGATGGAGGAAATCTGCAGGAACCCGGCCGCATTCGAACAGAACATCAATGAAAGCATGCGCCGCAGCGGTGAACGGGCCTGGATCGCCTGGACCAACAAGACAGCGCTCGACACGAAGGGAGAGGTCGCGGAAATCCTCAGCATCGGCACCGACATCACTGCGCAGATCAAGGCGGAGGAAGCGCTGCGCGCGACCCAGGCGACCCTCGAACAACGGGTCATCGAACGCACTGCCGAACTGGAATCGGCGATGCACGCCGCCACTGCTGCCGATCGCCTCAAGTCGGCCTTTCTCGCCACGATGTCGCACGAACTACGCACCCCGCTCAACTCGATCATCGGATTCACCGGCATTCTCATGCAAGGCCTCGCCGGTCCGCTGAATCCAGAACAAGCCAAGCAAATGGGCATGGTTCGCACGAGCGCCAACCACCTTCTCGAATTGATCAACGACGTCCTCGACATCTCCAGAATCGAGGCCGACCAGTTGAACATGCAGGCCCAATCATTCGACTTGCGCGGAGCGATCGAGCGCGCGATGACCACAGTCGGGCCGCTGGCGGAAAAGAAGGGACTGGCCCTGAATCTGATCGTCGAAACACCGTTGGGCGAGATGGTCAGCGACCGCCGCAGGCTGTCGCAGGTGCTGATCAATCTGCTTGGGAACGCCATCAAGTTCACGGAACGCGGCTCGGTGACGCTGTCGGCTGCGTATGTGCAGGCACCGGATGCGCCGGCGGACCAGGCGACCGCAGGGACTGTACGCCTGCAGGTCACCGACACGGGCATCGGCATGCGTCCCGGCGAGTTGGCCACGTTGTTCAAGCCCTTCCATCAGCTGGACTCGGGACTCACGCGGCAACACGAAGGCACCGGCCTGGGCCTGGCCATCAGTCGGCGCTTGTGCCGCTTGCTCGGTGGCGACATCGCCGTCTCCAGCGAATGGGGCAGGGGCAGCACGTTTACCGTAACCTTGCCACGACATTGGACGGCTCAGGCATGAACCGCACCATCCTGCTGATCGAGGACAACGAACAGAATCGCTATCTGGCGACCTATCTGCTTGAGCGCAACGGCTATCGGGTGGTGCCGGCCGTCGACGGGCCGTCCGGTATCGAAGCAGCGCAGCGGCAAGTGCCTGACCTGATCCTGCTCGATATCCAGCTGCCCGGCATGGATGGTTACGCGGTGGCCAGCGCCTTGCGTGGCAATGAATCGCTGCGCGATACGCCGATCATCGCGGTGACCTCGTATGCAATGATGGGCGATCGCGAAAAATCGCTCGCGTCCGGCTGCAATGGCTACATCGAGAAACCAATCAATCCCGACACCTTCGTGTCCGAGATCCGACGTTTCGAACCGAACGCGAGCGGAGAATCTCCATGCGGAACGTCCTGATCGTTGACGACAAGGAAGAGAATCTCTATTACCTGAAAGTCCTTTTCGAGGGTCACGGCTACCGAGTCGCCACCGCGCAGCACGGTGCCGAGGCGCTGGTAAAGGCGCGCAGGGATCCTCCCGCGATCATCGTCTCCGACCTGCTGATGCCGGTGATGGATGGCTACACCCTGCTGCGGCACTGGAAGGTCGATGCGCACCTCCGGCACATTCCCTTCGTGGTCTATACCGCTACCTATACCGAAGCCGAGGACCAGGACCTTGCGCGCAGCCTGGGTGCGGACGGGTTCATCCTCAAGCCGTGCGAACCCGACGTCTTCCTCGCCCGGATCGAAGAGATCGGCGCTAGCGTTGCCGGGGCCGACGCGATCGGCGCCGACATGCCGAGCGGAAACGAAAGCGATCTGATGCAGGTCTACAGCAGGACCCTGATCCGCAAACTGGAGCAGAAATCGCTGCAGCTCGAAGACGCCAATCGCGCACTGCAGGAAGACATCGCCGAGCGCAACAAAGCCGAGAACATGCTGCGGCTGCTGATGTCCGCCGTGATGCAGTCGAAGGAATCGATCCTCATCACCGATGCGCAGCTCGACCTGCCGGGGCCTCGCATCCTCTTTGCCAATCCCGCGTTCACCACCCTCACCGGCCATGCCAACGAGGAGGTCATCGGCCAGACTCCGCGGATCCTGCAAGGGCCACGCACGGATCGCGCGGTTCTGCAACGCCTTCGAGAGAACCTGAAACAGGGCGAGCAGTTCGAAGGTATCGTCACCCAGTACCGCAAGGACGGAAGCGAATACGAACAGGACTGGCAGGTGGCGCCGATCCGCGACGCCGACGGCACGATCACCCACTACGTCGCTCTGCAGCGCGACATCACCGAGCGCAAACGTACTGAGGAAACGCTGCGAGAGAGCGAAGCCAGCCAGCGGCAACTCGCGCAGGCACTGGAGGGCAAGCACGACCGCCTGCTCGCAGCCCAGCGCGTGGCGAAGATCGGCGACTGGGAGACCGACCTGGCCACGATGGACGTGACCTGGTCGGAGGAGTCCTACCGGATCCATGAGGTCGACCCCGCCACCTTCCGCCCCACGCATGACGCCTTCCTGGAGCTGGTGCACCCGGCGGATCGCGATCGGGTCGCGAAGGCGTTCGCCGCTTCGCTGGACCACCACCTGGCGTGCGAGATGGAGCACCGGTTGCTCCTGCGCAACGGCAAGGTCAAGTACGTGGAAGAGCGCTGGACCACCGAATTCGACGCCAGCGGTGTTGCGGTGCGCGTCACCGGGACCTGCCAGGACATCACCGAGCGCAAGCTGGGGGAACTCCAGGTCCGCGAAAGCCGCGACCGGCTGAGCCTGGCCACGCAGTCGGCGCGGATCGGCATCTGGGAGTGGGACGTGCGCAGCGATGCGCTGGTCTGGGACGACCTGATGCACGAGCTGTACGGGATCGACGAGGCCCGGTTCGGCGGTGGCTACGAGGCATGGCAACAGTGCGTGCATCCCGACGACCGCGCACGCGTCGATGCCGACATCCAGGCAGCGCTCCGGGTCAGCGGCACCGTGGACACGGAGTTCCGCGTGCCCTGGCCCGACGGCGAAGTGCGCCATCTCAAGGTGCATGCCCTGGTCCAGAGCGACGACAGCGGCTCGCCCATGCGCATGATCGGGATCGGCACGGACGTCACCGAACGCAAACTCAGCGAAGCCCGGATCCGCTACCTGAGCCGCGTGCACGCGATGCTCAGCGGGATCAACACGTTGATCGTGCGCGTGCGCAGCCGTGACGAGCTGTTCGCGGGGGCTTGCCGGATCGCGGTCGAGGACGGCAAGTTCAGCATGGCGATGATCGCGATCGCCGATCCGGTCAGCGGCGTTGTCACGCCGGTTGCCTGGGCCGGAGATGACGACGGGATCGTCGACGCCATCCGCGCAGTGCTGGCTTCCCCCGAGCGGTCACCGAACAGCATGATCGTCCGCGCGATGCGCGGAAATACCGAGCTTGTGTCGAACAATTCGATCGACGACCCGCAGTTGCTGCTTGCGCGAGAGTGCGCCGATGCCGGAATCCGGTCGGTGGGGGTCCTGCCGCTGATCGTTGCAGGCGAAGCGATCGGCGTGTTCGTACTCCACGCCAGCGAACACGAGTTCTTCCACGCCGAGGAAATGAAGCTGCTGAGGGAAGTGGCGGGGGACATCGCGTTCGCGATCGCCCATATCGCCAATCAGGAACGACTGGAGTATCTGGCCTACTACGACGAGCTCACAGGCTTGGCTAACCGCACCCTGTTCCTCGAGCGGGTGGCGCAGACCCTGCGAAGCCATTCAGGCAGTGGGCGCAAGCTCGCCTTGTTCCTGTTCGATCTGGAACGCTTCAAGAACATCAACGACAGCTTGGGTCGCGCCGCCGGCGACGCCTTGCTCAGGCAGGTCGCGGGCTGGTTGACCCGTAATGCAGGCGACCCGGCGCTGCTCGCGCACATCGATGCCGACCATTTCGCCTTCGTGTTGCCGGAAGTGATGCCCGACGGGAACCTGGTCGGACTGCTGGAAAAGACCCTGGAGCGGTTCGAGCAGCATCAGTTCGACTTGGGGGGAAGCCCGTTCCGGATCGCTGCGAAGGCGGGCGTGGCGGTGTTCCCCGGGGACGGCGAGCATGTCGACGTGCTGTTCAGGAATGCCGAGGCGGCGTTGAAGAATGCCAAGGCCAGCGGCAACCGCTACATGTTCTACCAGGCCTCGATGAACGAAAGCGTGGCGGTGCGCCTCACTCTGGAAAACCAGTTGCGCCTCGCGCTGGAGAACGACGAGTTCGTATTGCACTACCAGCCCAAGGTAAGCCTGGCTACCGGACAGATGACCGGTGCTGAAGCCTTGATCCGGTGGAATCGGCCGCAGGTCGGATTGGTGCCGCCAGGCCAATTCATCCCGGTGCTGGAAGAAACCGGCCTGATCCACCATGTCGGGCGCTGGGCCCTGCAGCAGGCCATCGCCGATTACCTGCGCTGGAAGCGTGCGGGTCTTCCGGTCCAGCCGATTGCAGTCAACGTGTCATCGCTGCAACTGCGCAGTCCCGGTTTCATCGCCGAAATCCAGCAACTGGTCGGCATCGACCCCGCCGCCGCGTCCGGCCTGCAACTGGAAATCACGGAAAGCATGGTCATGCAGGATATCCGGCAGGGCATCTCCACGCTCCAGGCGATCCGCGAAATGGGCGTGACCGTCGCGCTGGACGATTTCGGCACCGGGTTCTCCTCGCTCAGCTACCTGTCGAAGCTGCCGTTGAACATGCTGAAGATCGACCGTTCTTTCATCAACGACATGAGTGACACGCCAGAAGGCATGTCGCTTGTTTCCAGCATGATCACCCTGGCGCATACGCTGAAGTTGAAAGTGGTGGCTGAAGGCGTCGAGACCGAAGAGCAGGCGCGTTTCCTGCGGCTGTTGCGCTGCGACGAGATGCAGGGCTACCTCTACAGCAAGCCGGTGCCCGGTGACGTGTTCGAAAGCCGGTTCCTGGCGCAGCCCGTCGGCGGATGATGCTTGCGCGTCGTGCAACGACCTTGCTGTCCGAAGCGCAGCTCACTGCCACGCAGACAACGAAATCGCCAGGTTCGCGGTGAAGCCCTTCGCGGACGCAAGCGGGATCGAGAACACCGACGCCGCATCCTGTTCGATGCCGACCGCGCCGCCGCCCAGGCGGATCAAGTCCGCTTCCGATTTCGATCCCGATGCCCAACGATCGTCGGCCCAGACGTAGCGCAGTTTCCACTGCTTCGCTTCGTCGCGCCTGGCGAACAGCACCAGGGTATTGCGGAACAGGTACTCGCCGGGGATGTGGCTCTTGAGGAACAGTGCGCCGTCGATCTCGTAACCCGCGTTCGACACGGCAAGGTCGATCGAGAATGCGACTTCCTTGCCGGTCTCGATCTTCGATGAATCCAGGAACACGGAGAACAGCACCGGCGAGCGCGCCGCCGCGCTGAGGTTGCCGTCCTTGTCGAACAGTTCGGCGTACTCGCGTCGCACCGCGCTGGCATGCGCCTGCGTGCGTGAGGTCAGGTCGTAGGTGTAGGCGCCGCGCGGGGCCACCGTGGCCTCGATGTAATAGGACGAGGCGATGCGCTTGCCGCGTTTGCGCGCCTGTTCGATCTCCGGCGGGAACGGCAGCGCGGCGATCTCCAGCCGCGCGGTGGCGCTGATGTCGCCGAACAGGAAGCGCACCAGGTTCTGGTAGCCCTCCTCGGAATTGACGATGCCGAAGTGGCCGCTGTGGCTGCGGTTGACGAACGCGCGCGGGCTGCGGTCCACGTAGGCGTTCTCGATCCTCACCAGGCCATCGCTCATCGGGCCTACCGCGAACGACGACAGTCCGTTCGCGACGGCGTAGTCGCGGCTGTTGGTGCCGACCAGGCAGAAGAATCGCTCCTCGGGAAAACCCGAGCCCTCCAGCGTGTTGACCTTGTCCTTCGGCACCTTCAGGTACTTGGCCATGTTGGTACGGCTGAAATTGTTCATGTCGTTCATCGACAGGAAGCTCGGCACGTTGATCCCGCCCATCTCGATGCCGTTGTGTGGCGTCGCGTAGGTAAAGACCTTGTCGACCATGCCGCGCACTTCCGCCGTGGTCACCGTCTTGTTCTGCAGCAGGCAACGGCAGATCAGGCCGCCCATCGAGTGCGCGACCAGGTAGACCTTGAAGTCGCGGCGCGCCGTCTCGGAGGTTCCGCAGATGCGGTCGCGCAGGTCCAGGATCTTCTGCGCGAGCGCGGCGGCGGCATCCGGAATCGATGGCTTCCTGCCATCGCCGAACGCGGGATCGGCGGGATCGTAATAGCGGTGGATCGCGATGGTGCGCGCAGGCATCTTGTTGTCGCGGCGCTCGGCGCCCGCCGCGTAGTTGTCCACGTAGCCGTAGTCCTTCATCAACCGCACCAGCGGCGACTCGAACACGAACTTCAGGATGCGGCCGTCGTGCGCCTGCCGGATCTTGGTCGAACCCGCCTCGAAGCCCATGAACGGGGTCGAGGTGGTCTGCACGATCTCGTCCTGCGTCATCGCATAACCGCGCACATAGATGATCGGATAGAAGGGTCGTTCGATCCTGGCCACGTCCGTGTCCTGCTGTTGAAAGGGGAAGGTTTCGCTGCTCGCCCTGCAGATTGCTTCGCCTAGGCGATGTCCTCGCCTTGCTGTGTCCGCCGGCGCAACTCCGCCAGCATCGCGCGATCGGTCATGTCGCCTGCCCATGCCGGGCGCAGCTGGAAATGCGGCTGGTCGACGATGGTCTTCCAGTTGCCGCCCCATTCGAGCCCCAACTCCATCCCCAGCGCACCGACCGCCTTGTACAAGGGCGATTCCGGCAGATAGCGGTTGCCGCTGAACACCCCGATGTCGAACGCGATGCCGAAGTTGTGGTTGGAATACCCGCCGCGTGCGTTGGTGACGATGTCGCCGGCGCTGGTGCGCCCTTGCGCGTACAGCGCGTCCTGCTCCGCGTAGGTGCGGGTGCCGCTGATGATGTTGATGCTGATGCCGTTGTCGCGCGCCTTGAAGTAGAGCGCCCGTGCGTACGGCCGGACATGCGGCAGCAGGGTGGCGATGAGCCGTTCGCTCCTGGCATTGGCGTGATCCCGTGGCCCCGTGAACGCGACCGAGGGCGTTGCTCGTGGACGGACGATGGCCTGGTAAATGGCGCCCCACGTCTGCGGTCCCGCCCGTCCATCCACTTCGATGTCGAGGTTCTGCTGCACCGCTCGGATCATTGCCTCGGTCTTCATGCCGGACGCCTCGCTGATTGATCGCTCGCACTGCATTCAACGCAGGCATGCGCGATGCTCGGTCAGGTTTGCACGAGACATCGAGAGGCAATATGAACACCACCGCCGGTGGTGATCGACATGGCGAACCACCGGCCCACGTGGTGCGGTACTCGCGAGTTACCAGTGCTTCGGCAGCGCCTTCACGATGGTCATCCGGTGCTGCTTGTCCTTCAGGATGAAACCGCCGCGCACCAGGTCGCGGAGCACGTGGTTGACCATCTCGCGGCTGGCACCGACGCGGGTCGAGATTTCCAGCTGGGTGAACGAGCGCGGCACGCGCAGCACGTCGCCGTCCAGCACCGCCGCATCGGCCAGCAATGCCGCTACTCGTTCGTACACGCCATCCAGCGCCAGGCTGCGGATCTTGCCGGTGGCGTTGCGCAGCCGCGAGATCAGCGTCAACACCAGGCACTCGGCGAACTCGGGATGCGCAAGCAGCATGCCGCTCAGTTCATCGGCGGGGACCAGCACGCACTCCGAGTCGACCACCGCCTTGACCGAGGCCGAGCGTGGCTCGCCGTCCAGCATCATCTCGCCGAAGAACTCACCCGGCTCCAGGATGTTGTAGACCACCTCGCGGCCCTTGCTGTTGCCGGAGTAGACCTTGAGCTGCCCCTGGATCAGCACGTACAGGAAGTCCGCGGAGTCGCCTTCGGTCAGCAGCGTCGTGCCCGCGGGAAGCGTTGCACGGGCATGCTCGCCGCGAGTTCGCGGAGCAGGTTGCCTGAGAGGCGGCGGGTGGTCGCGTTCATGGTCGTGGGGTGTCGCATGCCGGCGATGGCGCGACTGCATACAGTGACCAAGTCGGGTCGGAAGGGGAAGCGGGCCGGTGGGCTGTGTGAAAAATTACCGTCGTGGAGGTTGCGGCGAGCATCACGTCTCTGATCGACCCAAAGCAGCGTCTGCGCCGTCGGGAGGCTCGCCGCCGGCGCGAGTCGGGCAGTGGGCGATCAGAGCGATGGGACGGTGCCGCCGTCGATGCGGTACTCGGTTCCGGTGATCGCACTGGCGCGTGCAGATGCGAGGAAGACGATCAAATCGGCGACTTCACGTGGCGCTGCAGGCCTGCCGAGCGGAATGCCGCCCAGCCAATCCATGACGAGCTTCTTGCCGCCTTCGTAATCCGTCCCAGCGTTTTCGGCCATGCGTTCCGCAAAAACCACGGACGCCTCGGTCTCGATCCACCCCGGCGCGACCGAAAGCACCCGCACACCCTTCGGTGTGACTTCCTTGGCGAGCGACTTGCTGTACGTCGTCAGAGCCGCCTTCGCGGCCGCATAGGCAGTCGTTGATTCGGGCAAGGGCATCTCGCGCTGGATCGAGCTCACGTGGACGATCACCCCTGAGCCCTGCGCGAGCATCGACGGCAGCAGCGCGCGATCGAGACGCACCGCCGGCATCAGGTTCAGGCTCAGCTCGGCGAACCAGTGCTCGTCGCTGATCGCAGCAAAGCCACCCGGCGGCGTGCTCGAACCACCGAGTACATCGATGACGATATCGACGCCTCCCCAAGTCTCGAGAGCGGTCTGGGCAAGATGCGAGACGCCCTCCGCCGTCATCAGGTCCGCGCACACGTACCTCACGCCATCCAACGGTTGCGCCGGCATCTTGCGGGCGGAGGTCAGCACCTGCGCCCCTGCGTCCACGAGTCCTTGCACGACGGCAGCGCCAAGGCCCAGCGTGCCGCCGGTGACCACGGCCCTCAGGCCACCGAGTTGCAGGTCGAAGCTCATGCGCTGATCTCCAGGCTGGCGATCAGGCCGCGCTCCAGGCGGAAGGCCAATGTCATGTCGATGGGGCTCCCGGGAAAGCTCCCGGCCACGTGGCTGCTGACGACATGCAGCCCGTCGACCTGTTCGATGGCGAAGGGCTCCTGTGTGTACGTGTACAACGTAGACGACTCGGCCTTCCACGCCTTGATGGCGTCACGGCCGACGTGCGTCTGGCCTTCGTCCCTCACGATGCCCTGGGCTGTGAAACAACGGGCGACGTCGTCAGGACCTAGTTTGTCCGCCTCGAGATAGGCGGCGATCGGATCGGGGAGCGTTAGAGCGGTCATGGGTGAACTCCGTGGTGAGGACGGTTCACAAATTGCGCCCCGGCAGCTATTTAGGGAATATCCTAGAATTCGAATGAGTCATGAAGAAGCGAATGCATAATGCGTGGATCGGACTTTGCCGAGCTCAAGGCCTTCGTGGCCATCGTGGAGCGCCGGAGCTTCGCCCGCGCGGCAGAGCATCTGGGCTTGTCGCCCTCTGCGCTCAGCCAGACCATCCGGCAACTCGAGGGTCGCATCGGCGCGCGCCTGCTGAATCGGACCACCCGCAGCGTGGCGCCCACTGCAAGCGGCGAGCAGCTCTACATGCGCATCGCGCCGCTGTTCCGGGACATGGCGGCCGCTGTTGCCGAGGCGAGCGAGTCGACCGCCCAGATCCGCGGCACGCTTCGGATCAACACGCTCGGGATGGCGGCGAGGACCGTCATCGCGCCGCGGCTGGCAAGGTTCCATCAGGAAAACCCCGATGTCGTGCTCGACATCGTCGTCGACGACACGCTGGCCGACATCGTTTACGGGCGCTTCGACGCCGGCATCCGCGTGGGCGGTCGGCTCGAGAAGGACATGGTGGCCGTCCGCCTCACGCCGGATCTCGCCATGGTTGCGGTGGCGTCTCCGGCATACCTCGCGCGGCACGGCTTGCCGAAGTCGCCTGCCGACCTGCACGACCATGCGTGCGTCAACTGGCGGCTGCAGGCGGACGGCAGCAACTACCGGTGGGAGTTCGACAAGCGGGGGCAGCGGATCGAGGTGGCCGTCGACGGCCCCGTCGTCACCAACCACGCAGACATCGGTGTTGCGGCTGCGTTGAACGGGCTCGGCATCGCCTATCAC of the Thermomonas carbonis genome contains:
- a CDS encoding LysR family transcriptional regulator, which codes for MRGSDFAELKAFVAIVERRSFARAAEHLGLSPSALSQTIRQLEGRIGARLLNRTTRSVAPTASGEQLYMRIAPLFRDMAAAVAEASESTAQIRGTLRINTLGMAARTVIAPRLARFHQENPDVVLDIVVDDTLADIVYGRFDAGIRVGGRLEKDMVAVRLTPDLAMVAVASPAYLARHGLPKSPADLHDHACVNWRLQADGSNYRWEFDKRGQRIEVAVDGPVVTNHADIGVAAALNGLGIAYHFEQDGVGDLLAQGRLVRVLAEWSVSRPGLYLYYPNRQHQPAALRAFIDCLLDRTPPAQPRSPGG